The Caulifigura coniformis genome includes a region encoding these proteins:
- a CDS encoding efflux RND transporter periplasmic adaptor subunit, with protein sequence MLRSIIISLSAAWLVFECAGQASAQPPASSVAELPKVNTVTPVKKGIAQKTEQPGRIEAFLSAPLYSKSSGYVQSVKVDIGDRVTGPKYDAIGTETSPGQPLVVISAPEVEEQLRQSEAKVLQAKADARQAEAAILVTRAVLRSATTQVDLARANTQKADADVKRWQSEYDRVTALAQSNAVTAKVTDEAEQQLRSAEAGRAAASAMIRSADAKVAEGEAGVAKAQADAEAVKARLAVAEAEQRQAAVMVGYLTLRAPFDGIVTSRTVDPGRLVHAPNTHQNMPLLTVVQATTVRLFVEVPESESILVENGGKATIKIPAIPGETFAGTVTRTAWSLESSNRTLKTEFDLPNEHQKFRPGMFAQVELTVAERKDAIVIPRAAVLTTAGTPSCLVVGTDGLIARREIQLGLRTPLEVQVISGLKIDDQVIASNASAFKEGQRVAIASKN encoded by the coding sequence ATGTTGAGATCGATCATCATCAGCCTTTCGGCGGCCTGGCTCGTCTTCGAGTGCGCGGGGCAGGCTTCCGCCCAGCCGCCGGCGTCGTCGGTTGCAGAATTGCCGAAGGTCAACACGGTGACCCCCGTGAAAAAGGGGATCGCTCAGAAGACCGAGCAGCCCGGACGTATCGAAGCCTTCCTGTCCGCGCCGCTCTATTCGAAGTCGAGCGGCTACGTGCAGTCCGTGAAGGTCGACATCGGCGACCGCGTCACCGGGCCGAAGTATGACGCGATTGGAACTGAGACCTCGCCCGGACAACCGCTCGTCGTGATCTCGGCTCCCGAAGTCGAGGAGCAGCTTCGGCAGTCCGAAGCGAAAGTCCTCCAGGCGAAGGCGGACGCCCGCCAGGCGGAGGCCGCCATTCTCGTCACCAGGGCCGTGCTGCGCTCCGCGACGACTCAGGTCGACCTCGCCCGCGCCAACACCCAGAAAGCGGACGCCGACGTCAAGCGCTGGCAGTCCGAGTACGACCGTGTCACGGCGCTCGCCCAGTCGAACGCCGTCACAGCCAAAGTCACCGACGAGGCCGAGCAGCAGCTCCGAAGCGCCGAGGCCGGACGCGCGGCCGCGTCGGCGATGATCCGCTCAGCAGACGCGAAGGTCGCGGAAGGTGAGGCCGGTGTCGCCAAGGCCCAGGCCGACGCGGAAGCCGTCAAGGCCCGGCTGGCCGTCGCGGAAGCCGAACAACGTCAGGCCGCCGTCATGGTCGGCTACCTCACGCTCCGCGCGCCGTTTGACGGCATCGTCACCTCGCGAACGGTCGATCCCGGCCGCCTGGTACATGCACCGAATACTCACCAGAACATGCCGCTCCTGACCGTTGTCCAGGCCACCACCGTCCGGCTCTTCGTGGAGGTGCCCGAGTCCGAATCCATCCTGGTCGAGAACGGCGGCAAGGCCACGATCAAGATCCCGGCCATTCCTGGCGAAACTTTCGCCGGCACCGTCACCCGCACCGCCTGGTCCCTCGAATCGTCCAACCGCACGCTGAAGACCGAATTTGATCTTCCGAACGAACACCAGAAGTTCCGTCCGGGGATGTTCGCTCAGGTTGAGCTCACCGTAGCGGAACGGAAGGATGCCATCGTCATCCCACGCGCGGCAGTTCTGACCACCGCAGGTACTCCCAGCTGTCTGGTGGTCGGCACGGACGGACTCATCGCCCGCCGCGAAATCCAGCTCGGACTGAGGACGCCCTTGGAGGTGCAGGTCATCTCCGGGCTGAAAATAGATGACCAAGTCATCGCATCGAACGCATCAGCCTTCAAGGAGGGTCAGCGCGTGGCGATCGCCAGCAAGAACTGA
- a CDS encoding efflux RND transporter permease subunit, translating to MNPLSFALRRPITVIVLVIAVIAAGSLAIRPKAVDQWLRGYGIELPLSRMPIDIFPSLNLPVIYVCQPYGGMDPAQMEGLLTNYYEYHFLYISGIHHVESRNVQGTALMKLHFHPGTNMAQAMAETINYVNRSRAMMPPGTVPPFVMRFDTGSVPVGYLVLSSGTRTIAEIQDQALFKVRPMFSSLPGVSAPPPFGGSARSIVIRANPERLQAYRLSPDDVIASLSAGNIVSPSGNMRVGDRYPIVPLNSMVKDIRDLGDIPLNVPGGNTVYLRDLGTIEDAADLTTGYALVNGRRAVYILATKRSEASTMSVIDEIKRALPAMQKELPDDIQVAFEFDQSKYVTRAITSLTTEGAIGAILTGLMVLLCLRDWRSALVVVINIPIALITSILGLWICGQTINLMTLGGLALAIGVLVDEATVEVENIHTQFAKCPSIAWAVRRGNAQTAVPRLMSMLCILAVFAPSFVMTGAPREMFAPLSMAVGFAMIASYVLSSTFVPVVSVWLLRHQASGPAESERPGMIRRMYEAVVSSLISLRWITVAAYLAVCGIGITLLWPKLGMEIFPTVDAGEFRLRMRAPDGTHIDRTEELANQALATIQQEVGAENVALTLGYVGTVPPSFPINAVYQFTRGPEEAILRVALKEGSGISTEGMKETLRDKLAAALPDVRFSFEPADIVSEVMSFGSATPIEIAVRGGSIVENRAFLAKVEAALKCIPALRDIQISQSLDYPTVEVNVDREKAGMSGTTVAQVARSIVAATSSSRFVVPNYWPDPKSGIGYQVQVEIPQSAMAGIEDLATVPVRRSGTPVLLRDVADIAAGTMPGEFDRYNMKRELSLTANVAGADLGRTSAEVVKALDAVQRKDTAEKDELVKQGQKPGRVTYELRGQIPPLRQMLSGLGVGLLLAVVVIFLTLSANFQSFRLALVSVSAAPAVITGILLALWLTGSTLNIQSFIGAIMGLGISMANAILLVTFADENRRAGVAIRDSAIVGGSARLRPILMTTGSTLAGVLPMALALGESGQQTAPLGRAVVGALLASTVATLFVLPAVFVFLQSSRTPRSASLDPLDPESPFHSTAATT from the coding sequence ATGAATCCGCTCTCTTTCGCGCTCCGCCGTCCGATCACCGTCATTGTCCTCGTCATCGCGGTCATCGCTGCAGGCTCGCTGGCGATTCGCCCCAAAGCCGTTGATCAATGGCTCCGCGGCTATGGGATCGAGCTCCCGCTCAGCCGGATGCCGATCGACATCTTCCCGTCGCTCAACCTGCCGGTGATTTACGTCTGCCAGCCCTATGGCGGCATGGACCCTGCCCAGATGGAGGGGCTGCTTACCAACTATTACGAGTATCACTTCCTGTACATCAGCGGCATCCACCATGTGGAGAGTCGCAACGTGCAGGGAACGGCTCTGATGAAGCTGCATTTTCATCCCGGCACGAACATGGCACAGGCGATGGCCGAGACCATCAACTATGTCAACCGCTCCCGCGCCATGATGCCCCCCGGAACCGTCCCCCCGTTCGTCATGCGGTTCGACACCGGAAGCGTCCCCGTCGGCTACCTCGTCCTCTCCAGCGGAACCAGGACGATCGCCGAGATTCAGGATCAGGCGCTCTTCAAAGTCCGGCCGATGTTCTCCTCGCTGCCCGGCGTTTCGGCCCCGCCCCCCTTCGGAGGCAGCGCCCGCAGCATCGTCATCCGGGCCAATCCGGAGCGTCTCCAGGCCTACAGGCTGTCTCCGGACGACGTCATTGCATCGCTCTCCGCCGGCAACATCGTCAGCCCCTCGGGCAACATGCGCGTCGGCGATCGCTATCCCATCGTGCCGCTCAACTCGATGGTCAAGGACATTCGCGACCTCGGCGACATCCCGCTCAACGTGCCCGGAGGCAACACCGTCTACCTCCGCGACCTGGGCACGATCGAAGACGCCGCCGATCTGACCACCGGCTACGCCCTCGTCAACGGCCGCCGCGCCGTCTACATCCTGGCGACGAAGCGTTCGGAAGCGTCGACCATGAGCGTGATCGACGAAATCAAACGCGCGCTCCCCGCCATGCAGAAGGAACTGCCCGACGACATCCAGGTGGCGTTTGAGTTCGACCAGTCGAAGTACGTCACGCGAGCGATCACCAGCCTGACGACTGAAGGCGCGATCGGAGCCATCCTCACCGGCCTGATGGTGCTGCTCTGCCTCCGCGACTGGCGGAGCGCTCTGGTCGTCGTGATCAACATCCCGATCGCGCTCATCACTTCCATCCTCGGCCTCTGGATCTGCGGCCAGACGATCAACCTGATGACGCTCGGAGGCCTCGCGCTGGCGATCGGCGTTCTCGTCGACGAAGCCACTGTGGAAGTCGAAAACATCCATACGCAGTTTGCAAAATGCCCCTCCATCGCCTGGGCGGTCCGCCGCGGCAACGCACAGACCGCCGTTCCGAGGTTGATGTCGATGCTCTGCATCCTGGCCGTGTTCGCCCCGTCGTTTGTGATGACCGGCGCCCCCCGGGAAATGTTCGCCCCGCTGTCGATGGCGGTCGGCTTCGCGATGATCGCCTCGTACGTCCTGTCGAGCACGTTTGTGCCAGTCGTCTCCGTCTGGCTCCTCCGCCATCAGGCATCCGGACCGGCGGAAAGCGAACGGCCCGGAATGATTCGCCGGATGTACGAGGCAGTGGTCAGTTCATTGATCTCGTTGCGGTGGATCACCGTGGCCGCATACCTCGCCGTGTGCGGCATCGGCATCACGCTTCTCTGGCCGAAGCTCGGCATGGAGATCTTTCCGACGGTGGATGCCGGCGAATTCCGGTTGCGGATGCGCGCTCCCGACGGCACGCACATCGACCGCACCGAAGAACTCGCCAACCAGGCCCTCGCCACGATCCAGCAGGAAGTCGGGGCGGAAAATGTGGCCCTCACGCTCGGATATGTCGGCACCGTCCCGCCGTCGTTTCCAATCAACGCCGTGTACCAGTTCACCCGCGGCCCGGAAGAAGCCATTCTGCGCGTGGCCCTCAAGGAAGGTTCGGGCATCAGCACCGAAGGTATGAAAGAGACGCTTCGCGACAAGCTGGCGGCCGCCCTGCCCGATGTTCGATTCTCGTTCGAGCCGGCCGATATCGTCAGCGAGGTCATGAGCTTTGGTTCCGCGACACCGATCGAGATCGCGGTTCGTGGCGGCTCGATCGTCGAGAATCGCGCCTTCCTCGCGAAGGTGGAAGCCGCACTCAAGTGCATCCCCGCCCTCCGCGATATCCAGATTTCCCAGTCGCTCGACTATCCGACGGTCGAAGTGAATGTCGACCGCGAGAAGGCGGGAATGTCCGGCACAACCGTCGCACAGGTCGCGCGGTCCATCGTCGCGGCGACATCCTCAAGCCGATTCGTGGTGCCGAACTACTGGCCCGATCCTAAATCCGGAATCGGATACCAGGTCCAGGTTGAGATTCCGCAATCCGCCATGGCGGGCATCGAAGACCTGGCGACCGTTCCGGTGCGGCGGTCCGGAACGCCGGTCCTGCTTCGCGATGTCGCCGACATCGCGGCCGGCACCATGCCCGGCGAGTTCGATCGCTACAACATGAAGCGCGAACTGTCGTTGACTGCGAATGTCGCCGGCGCCGATCTCGGGCGAACCTCCGCGGAAGTGGTCAAGGCTCTCGATGCGGTGCAGCGAAAGGACACCGCTGAGAAAGACGAACTCGTCAAACAGGGCCAGAAACCAGGCCGCGTGACCTACGAGCTGCGGGGCCAGATTCCTCCGCTCCGCCAGATGCTCAGCGGCCTCGGGGTTGGACTGTTGCTGGCAGTCGTCGTGATCTTCCTCACTCTGTCGGCGAATTTTCAGTCGTTCCGACTGGCGCTCGTGTCGGTCTCCGCCGCTCCGGCGGTGATCACCGGAATCCTGCTCGCGCTGTGGCTCACGGGATCGACGCTCAATATCCAGTCGTTCATCGGAGCCATCATGGGCCTGGGCATTTCGATGGCGAACGCCATTCTGCTCGTGACCTTCGCGGATGAGAACCGGCGTGCCGGCGTCGCTATTCGCGACTCGGCCATCGTTGGCGGCTCGGCAAGGTTGCGACCCATCCTGATGACAACGGGATCGACGCTCGCGGGCGTTCTTCCCATGGCCCTCGCCTTGGGAGAATCCGGGCAACAGACCGCCCCCCTGGGACGCGCCGTCGTCGGGGCGCTCCTCGCATCGACTGTCGCAACCCTGTTCGTGCTCCCCGCCGTGTTCGTGTTCCTGCAGTCGAGCCGCACTCCCCGTTCCGCTTCTCTCGACCCGCTGGATCCGGAAAGTCCCTTCCACTCGACCGCCGCCACAACCTGA
- a CDS encoding PadR family transcriptional regulator, whose protein sequence is MKQSDDILKHFYGGFVRLHILYHAAKEEIFGVEMMRELRRHGYRMGPGTLYPILHDLHKSGYLVSTESVVKGKRRKNYRITPKGARLMSAARERLRELFSEVIEHHDKLEESRKKPPT, encoded by the coding sequence ATGAAGCAGTCTGACGACATCCTGAAGCACTTCTACGGCGGATTCGTGCGTCTGCACATTCTTTATCACGCCGCCAAAGAAGAAATCTTCGGTGTCGAGATGATGCGGGAACTTCGCCGCCACGGGTATCGCATGGGCCCCGGTACCCTCTATCCCATCCTGCACGACCTCCACAAATCCGGCTACCTGGTCAGCACCGAATCCGTCGTCAAAGGCAAACGCCGGAAGAATTACCGGATCACGCCCAAGGGGGCCCGGCTGATGTCGGCCGCCCGAGAACGGCTCCGCGAATTGTTCAGCGAGGTCATCGAACACCACGACAAGCTCGAGGAATCACGAAAGAAACCGCCGACCTGA
- a CDS encoding LOG family protein has protein sequence MNQSENQKTSHSETVLLSEESAVRDVLAQSMLGLWSVVNQLSRLKPTRRERYRVSIFGSARVESNHWVYGAVRDVSAELTRMGCDIVTGGGPGLMQAANEGARLADPEAKQDSVGIRIALPFEQDINAFVSDAYEHGTFFTRLHHFVLTSDAFVVVPGGIGTVLETMMIWQLLQVRKLHDTPLILVGKMWDGLIDWSRSAMLRPDFPLASPEDMEIPICVADGTDALEVLRKRHDQWRSQSTGS, from the coding sequence GTGAATCAATCTGAAAACCAGAAAACATCCCACTCCGAGACCGTCCTTCTCTCCGAGGAATCTGCGGTCAGGGATGTGCTCGCACAATCGATGTTGGGGCTGTGGAGCGTCGTCAATCAACTCTCGCGACTGAAGCCGACGCGTCGGGAGCGCTATCGCGTCAGCATTTTCGGATCGGCACGAGTGGAGTCGAATCACTGGGTCTACGGGGCGGTCCGGGACGTATCCGCGGAATTGACACGTATGGGATGCGACATCGTCACGGGTGGCGGACCGGGCCTGATGCAGGCGGCAAACGAAGGAGCCCGCCTTGCAGATCCGGAGGCAAAGCAGGACTCGGTCGGAATCCGTATTGCGCTGCCGTTCGAGCAGGACATCAATGCCTTTGTATCTGACGCCTATGAGCACGGCACCTTTTTCACGCGATTGCATCACTTTGTGTTGACGTCGGATGCGTTTGTCGTTGTTCCCGGCGGCATTGGAACGGTGCTCGAGACGATGATGATCTGGCAACTTCTGCAGGTACGAAAGCTGCACGACACGCCGCTGATTCTTGTTGGAAAGATGTGGGACGGACTGATCGACTGGAGTCGGTCGGCCATGCTCCGTCCCGACTTTCCACTGGCGAGTCCGGAGGACATGGAGATTCCGATCTGCGTTGCCGATGGGACAGACGCTCTCGAGGTTCTTCGAAAACGTCACGACCAGTGGCGTTCGCAGTCAACCGGCAGTTAA
- a CDS encoding SLC13 family permease, with protein MPSSPWYSFRNPETGRARRPILFAICVCAALLVAVWLRPDQSLSPAALRALFILVLAVLLWATEVIPAFAVGLLVIALNVALLGRPQGVYAQDANDWEQFVTVFGHPLIWLFFGGFVLAAGMEKCGLDRRLAMTLLQRLGGRYENVLLGVMLATFVLSLCMSGTATAAMMLAVIAPLMRQCDQESNAGKGLLLGIAVASILGGVGSLIAKPPNAIAAGALSALEPPQVITVLQWMALGLPPSLIVAAIVWKLLTRWFPEPDRVFRFESIAATQAAPANRAQYVIVVVTLVSTIGLWLTSSWHGIPTSAVSLLPTVLLTSTGVLTAKDIRGLSYDVLFLMAGGLALGNVVTSTGLSNWIIGQIPMGALPPIMLAFVLSYATTVLANFMSATATANILVPLVITMAAGSEALVVIAVAIGASCGMCLPVASPSNAMVYTTGRLKIGDLIRVGLVVGLLCPLISVTWLWLCLDRVMR; from the coding sequence GTGCCTTCGTCACCGTGGTACTCGTTCCGCAATCCGGAAACGGGCCGCGCCAGACGTCCGATCCTGTTTGCGATCTGCGTCTGCGCGGCACTGCTCGTTGCCGTGTGGCTCCGGCCCGATCAGAGCCTTTCGCCCGCCGCCCTGAGGGCGCTCTTCATCCTCGTCTTGGCAGTCTTGCTGTGGGCCACCGAAGTCATCCCGGCCTTCGCAGTGGGATTGCTCGTCATCGCCTTGAACGTGGCGCTTCTGGGCCGCCCGCAAGGCGTCTATGCACAAGACGCCAACGACTGGGAGCAGTTTGTCACGGTCTTCGGTCACCCGTTGATCTGGCTGTTCTTCGGAGGCTTTGTCCTGGCTGCGGGGATGGAGAAATGCGGACTCGATCGCCGGCTCGCGATGACTCTGCTTCAAAGGCTGGGCGGACGTTACGAGAACGTCCTTCTGGGGGTCATGCTGGCGACGTTCGTCCTGTCCCTGTGCATGTCGGGCACCGCCACCGCAGCGATGATGCTGGCTGTCATTGCACCATTGATGCGGCAGTGCGACCAGGAATCAAACGCCGGGAAAGGGCTGCTGTTGGGCATCGCCGTCGCTTCCATTCTCGGCGGCGTCGGAAGCCTGATTGCCAAGCCGCCAAACGCCATCGCAGCCGGAGCGTTGAGTGCCCTCGAACCGCCACAGGTCATCACCGTTCTGCAGTGGATGGCGCTTGGGCTCCCCCCCTCACTGATCGTCGCCGCGATCGTCTGGAAGCTTCTCACTCGCTGGTTTCCCGAGCCCGACAGGGTGTTCCGCTTCGAAAGCATCGCAGCCACACAGGCGGCTCCCGCCAATCGAGCGCAGTATGTGATCGTCGTGGTGACGCTGGTCTCTACGATCGGCCTCTGGCTGACGTCCTCCTGGCACGGAATCCCCACATCGGCCGTGTCGTTGCTGCCAACGGTTCTGCTCACGAGCACTGGGGTGCTGACGGCCAAAGACATTCGCGGACTGAGTTACGACGTCCTGTTCCTCATGGCCGGCGGGCTGGCGCTGGGAAATGTCGTCACATCCACCGGCCTGTCGAACTGGATCATCGGCCAGATTCCGATGGGCGCTCTGCCCCCGATCATGCTCGCATTCGTACTGTCCTATGCGACCACCGTCCTTGCCAATTTCATGAGCGCGACGGCGACGGCCAACATCCTGGTTCCGCTCGTCATCACGATGGCCGCGGGATCAGAAGCGCTGGTCGTCATCGCTGTGGCGATTGGAGCGTCCTGCGGGATGTGTCTCCCCGTGGCGTCGCCGTCAAATGCCATGGTCTACACGACCGGTCGTTTGAAAATCGGCGACCTCATTCGTGTCGGACTGGTTGTCGGACTGCTGTGCCCGCTGATCTCGGTGACCTGGCTCTGGCTGTGCCTCGATCGAGTCATGCGGTGA
- a CDS encoding YybH family protein has product MTSLRRVTLLAIPLLLFAALPAADDEPSPDEKAIQDAAVKFVDAYNDQDVAAMAALFDPQGRIEEADGTIVQGGEAIRAAFAAAFEAEPAAQISLEMDSLTMLTPEIAVEQGATDFFPDGETMTSRGRYLVVHQKKDGAWRMISARSLEKEVVSNFEYLRQLAWLSGDWIDEDANETVETTFHWDDDRNFLLSEFQVKRGAELLGKGTQRLGWDPQRKEIRGWIFDSRGGFAESRWVDVGDRWTVTINGVNSAGATQSEIRTLVPGIDRVEVGIMNRVVGGESLPDLQFMMVRRPPAPASKATAQTAR; this is encoded by the coding sequence ATGACCTCATTGCGTCGCGTCACATTGCTCGCAATCCCGTTACTGCTCTTTGCGGCGTTGCCCGCGGCTGACGACGAACCATCGCCCGATGAAAAGGCGATTCAGGATGCCGCGGTGAAGTTCGTTGATGCCTACAACGACCAGGACGTTGCCGCGATGGCGGCTTTGTTTGATCCCCAGGGGCGAATCGAAGAAGCGGACGGGACGATTGTGCAGGGGGGCGAAGCGATTCGGGCCGCGTTCGCGGCAGCCTTCGAGGCAGAGCCGGCGGCCCAGATCAGTCTTGAAATGGATTCACTGACGATGCTCACCCCGGAGATTGCGGTGGAGCAGGGGGCAACGGACTTTTTCCCCGATGGCGAGACCATGACTTCGCGGGGGCGCTATCTGGTCGTCCACCAGAAGAAGGACGGCGCTTGGCGGATGATCTCCGCCCGATCGCTCGAGAAGGAGGTGGTGAGCAACTTCGAGTATCTGCGGCAGCTGGCGTGGCTCTCCGGTGACTGGATCGACGAGGACGCAAACGAAACGGTCGAGACGACGTTCCACTGGGATGACGATCGAAATTTCCTGCTCTCGGAGTTTCAGGTGAAGCGCGGAGCCGAACTGCTTGGCAAAGGGACGCAGAGGCTGGGCTGGGATCCACAGCGGAAAGAGATCCGCGGCTGGATCTTCGATTCCCGGGGTGGCTTCGCGGAATCGCGATGGGTCGACGTCGGAGATCGATGGACTGTGACCATCAACGGTGTGAACTCAGCCGGGGCGACTCAGTCGGAAATCCGCACGCTCGTTCCGGGAATCGACCGTGTTGAAGTCGGCATCATGAATCGAGTCGTCGGTGGTGAGTCGTTGCCGGATCTCCAGTTCATGATGGTCCGTCGTCCCCCAGCGCCCGCATCCAAAGCGACGGCCCAGACCGCCAGATAG
- a CDS encoding tetratricopeptide repeat protein: MNDRIANRQDRAAGLEDRMQGRQDNRQANRETRQGDRQTNRGDRQDNRQTNRNDRQDNRQQNRDDWSENFWDNAHDAYHDHWHDDFGDYWDHMWEYHPVAAAFGVTAWGVNRLSYWFGYGGGYYNPYYGDSGSYGGGGYYDYSQPLMTYEQVTMPVETAAPVEAVASATATATAPGAVPSASTEPTPLTKAYDEARQAFYEGDYPRSLERVNAALAIAPNDAALHEFKSLSLFAAGKYHDAAATIHPVLAVGPGWDWTTFIRMYPSVDTYTAQLRALESAVVSNPKSADLHFLLAYHYITCSSTAEAIGQLQEVLELQPKDTVSLQLLQMIGGPSSLPKTSSSAEPPKPATPAAATIPKQDLVGSWKAKGAGDSSFGLKLSDDSTFAWTYTEKGKAKSIEGVFAVEENTLALQPDAGGVMLAEISAPQNGKFHFQVVGSPPGDKGLDFSK; the protein is encoded by the coding sequence ATGAATGATCGAATCGCGAACCGTCAGGACCGTGCTGCGGGCCTCGAGGACAGGATGCAGGGCCGGCAGGACAACCGTCAGGCCAATCGCGAAACACGGCAGGGCGATCGGCAGACGAATCGAGGCGATCGGCAGGACAACCGGCAGACAAACCGAAATGACCGACAGGACAATCGGCAGCAAAACCGGGACGACTGGTCCGAGAACTTCTGGGACAACGCCCACGATGCGTACCACGACCACTGGCACGACGACTTCGGCGACTACTGGGATCACATGTGGGAGTACCATCCCGTTGCCGCAGCGTTCGGAGTCACTGCGTGGGGAGTCAATCGTCTGAGCTATTGGTTCGGATACGGCGGCGGCTACTACAACCCGTACTACGGCGACAGCGGCAGCTACGGAGGCGGAGGCTACTACGACTATTCGCAGCCTCTGATGACGTACGAACAGGTGACCATGCCGGTCGAAACAGCGGCCCCCGTGGAAGCAGTCGCGTCTGCAACAGCGACGGCAACCGCGCCGGGTGCTGTTCCCTCAGCCAGCACCGAGCCAACGCCCCTGACGAAGGCCTACGACGAGGCGCGGCAGGCGTTTTACGAGGGCGACTATCCGCGATCGCTCGAACGGGTCAACGCCGCGCTGGCGATTGCGCCGAACGACGCAGCGCTGCACGAGTTCAAATCGCTCTCGTTGTTCGCGGCCGGGAAGTACCACGATGCGGCAGCGACCATCCACCCCGTTCTCGCGGTCGGCCCTGGCTGGGACTGGACGACGTTCATCCGGATGTATCCGAGCGTCGACACCTACACGGCCCAGTTGAGGGCACTCGAATCGGCAGTCGTTTCGAATCCCAAGTCGGCCGATCTCCACTTCCTTCTGGCCTACCACTACATCACCTGCAGTTCGACCGCGGAGGCAATCGGACAATTGCAGGAGGTCCTGGAACTTCAGCCGAAGGACACGGTTTCCCTTCAGCTTCTGCAGATGATCGGTGGTCCGAGTTCGCTGCCGAAGACCTCGTCGTCAGCGGAGCCGCCCAAACCGGCGACACCGGCCGCGGCGACGATTCCGAAGCAGGATCTCGTAGGATCGTGGAAGGCGAAAGGCGCCGGCGATTCGAGCTTCGGCCTCAAGCTCTCCGATGACAGCACGTTCGCCTGGACGTACACGGAGAAGGGGAAGGCCAAGTCGATTGAAGGTGTCTTTGCCGTCGAAGAGAACACTCTCGCGCTTCAGCCGGACGCCGGCGGAGTGATGCTCGCCGAGATCTCGGCTCCGCAGAACGGGAAGTTTCACTTCCAGGTCGTCGGGTCACCCCCGGGCGACAAGGGACTGGACTTTTCGAAGTGA
- a CDS encoding SpoIIAA family protein, whose product MQHLDFNFDPTSSVLQLRPTSALSADDFAKIVEVVDPHIEATGSLRGIIIETPSFPGWESLGAMMAHFRFVRDHHRKVKKIAVVTDSTFGEIAEKLASHFVAAEIRHFPSGELSQAKEWILAPS is encoded by the coding sequence ATGCAGCATCTTGATTTCAACTTCGATCCGACGAGTTCCGTCCTCCAACTCCGGCCAACCTCCGCGCTCTCAGCCGACGATTTCGCGAAGATCGTTGAAGTCGTCGATCCGCACATCGAAGCGACTGGTAGCCTTCGCGGCATCATCATCGAGACGCCTTCGTTCCCCGGATGGGAGAGCCTGGGGGCGATGATGGCGCATTTCCGATTCGTGCGTGATCACCATCGGAAGGTGAAGAAGATTGCTGTAGTAACGGACTCCACGTTCGGCGAAATTGCCGAGAAGCTGGCGTCGCACTTCGTGGCCGCCGAGATCCGACACTTTCCGTCGGGAGAGCTGTCACAGGCGAAGGAATGGATTTTGGCTCCGTCCTGA